A DNA window from Falco naumanni isolate bFalNau1 chromosome Z, bFalNau1.pat, whole genome shotgun sequence contains the following coding sequences:
- the LOC121080774 gene encoding interferon-like, with protein MTAPATPQPRLTHGATPLLLLLTALATALACHHLRPGDDTFPWDGLRLLQAMAPSPTQPCQQHQAPFRFPDTLLHTSHPQQAAATALRILQHLFHTLSSNDSAPQHWNTGARHHLLNHLQHYIQRLEQCPTANATLFKRQRLSIDRYFTHIQDFLHTHNHSACAWDHVRLEARACFQRLHNLTRTMRR; from the coding sequence ATGACAGCGCCCGCAACCCCACAGCCCCGCCTGACGCACGGCGCCACGccgctcctgctcctcctgacGGCTCTCGCCACCGCCCTCGCCTGCCACCACCTGCGGCCCGGCGACGACACCTTCCCCTGGGACGGCCTGCGGCTCCTCCAGGCCATGGCTCCCAGCCCgacacagccctgccagcaacaCCAGGCGCCCTTCCGCTTCCCCGACACCCTCCTCCACACCAGCCACCCACAGCAAGCCGCCGCCACCGCCCTCCGCATCCTACAGCACCTCTTCCACACCCTCAGCAGCAACGACAGCGCCCCACAACACTGGAACACCGGCGCGCGCCACCACCTCCTCAACCACCTACAGCACTACATCCAACGCCTGGAGCAATGCCCGACAGCCAACGCCACGCTCTTCAAGAGGCAGCGACTCAGCATCGACAGGTACTTCACGCACATCCAGGACTTCCTCCACACCCACAACCACAGCGCCTGCGCCTGGGACCACGTCCGCCTCGAAGCTCGCGCCTGCTTCCAACGCCTCCACAACCTCACCCGCACCATGCGCCGTTAG
- the LOC121080776 gene encoding interferon-like: MTAPATPQPRLTHGATPLLLLLTALATALACHHLRPGDDTFPWDGLRLLQAMAPSPTQPCQQHQAPFRFPDTLLHTSHPQQAAATALRILQHLFHTLSSPSTPQHWDTGARHHLLNHLQHYIQRLEQCPTANATLFKRQRLSIDRYFTHIQDFLHTHNHSACAWDHVRLEARACFQRLHNLTRTMRR, encoded by the coding sequence ATGACAGCGCCCGCAACCCCACAGCCCCGCCTGACGCACGGCGCCACGccgctcctgctcctcctgacGGCTCTCGCCACCGCCCTCGCCTGCCACCACCTGCGGCCCGGCGACGACACCTTCCCCTGGGACGGCCTGCGGCTCCTCCAGGCCATGGCTCCCAGCCCgacacagccctgccagcaacaCCAGGCGCCCTTCCGCTTCCCCGACACCCTCCTCCACACCAGCCACCCACAGCAAGCCGCCGCCACCGCCCTCCGCATCCTACAGCACCTCTTCCACAccctcagcagccccagcaccccacaaCACTGGGACACCGGCGCGCGCCACCACCTCCTCAACCACCTACAGCACTACATCCAACGCCTGGAGCAATGCCCGACAGCCAACGCCACGCTCTTCAAGAGGCAGCGACTCAGCATCGACAGGTACTTCACGCACATCCAGGACTTCCTCCACACCCACAACCACAGCGCCTGCGCCTGGGACCACGTCCGCCTCGAAGCTCGCGCCTGCTTCCAACGCCTCCACAACCTCACCCGCACCATGCGCCGTTAG
- the LOC121080773 gene encoding interferon-like: MTAPATPQPRLTHGATPLLLLLTALATALACHHLRPGDDTFPWDGLRLLQAMAPSPTQPCQQHQAPFRFPDTLLHTSHPQQAAATALRILQHLFHTLSSNDSAPQHWNTGARHHLLYHLQHYIQRLEQCPTANATLFKRQRLSIDRYFTHIQDFLHTHNHSACAWDHVRLEARACFQRLHNLTRTMRR; this comes from the coding sequence ATGACAGCGCCCGCAACCCCACAGCCCCGCCTGACGCACGGCGCCACGccgctcctgctcctcctgacGGCTCTCGCCACCGCCCTCGCCTGCCACCACCTGCGGCCCGGCGACGACACCTTCCCCTGGGACGGCCTGCGGCTCCTCCAGGCCATGGCTCCCAGCCCgacacagccctgccagcaacaCCAGGCGCCCTTCCGCTTCCCCGACACCCTCCTCCACACCAGCCACCCACAGCAAGCCGCCGCCACCGCCCTCCGCATCCTACAGCACCTCTTCCACACCCTCAGCAGCAACGACAGCGCCCCACAACACTGGAACACCGGCGCGCGCCACCACCTCCTCTACCACCTACAGCACTACATCCAACGCCTGGAGCAATGCCCGACAGCCAACGCCACGCTCTTCAAGAGGCAGCGACTCAGCATCGACAGGTACTTCACGCACATCCAGGACTTCCTCCACACCCACAACCACAGCGCCTGCGCCTGGGACCACGTCCGCCTCGAAGCTCGCGCCTGCTTCCAACGCCTCCACAACCTCACCCGCACCATGCGCCGTTAG
- the LOC121080769 gene encoding interferon-like, whose amino-acid sequence MTAPATPQPRLTHGVTPLLLLLTALATALACHHLRPGDDTFPWDGLRLLQAMAPSPTQPCQQHQAPFRFPDTFLHTSHPQQAAATALRILQHLFHTLSSPRTPEHWDTGVRHHLLNHLQHYIQRLEQCLTANRTLLKRQGPRKLLLSIDRYFTHIQNFLHTHNHSACAWDHVRLEARACFQRLDTLIRQMKS is encoded by the coding sequence ATGACAGCGCCCGCAACCCCACAGCCCCGCCTGACGCACGGCGTCACGccgctcctgctcctcctgacGGCTCTCGCCACCGCCCTCGCCTGCCACCACCTGCGGCCCGGCGACGACACCTTCCCCTGGGACGGCCTGCGGCTCCTCCAGGCCATGGCTCCCAGCCCgacacagccctgccagcaacaCCAGGCGCCCTTCCGCTTCCCCGACACCTTCCTCCACACCAGCCACCCACAGCAAGCCGCCGCCACCGCCCTCCGCATCCTACAGCACCTCTTCCACACACTCAGCAGCCCCAGAACCCCAGAACACTGGGACACTGGCGTGCGCCACCACCTCCTCAACCACCTACAGCACTACATCCAACGCCTGGAGCAATGCCTGACAGCCAACAGGACACTCCTCAAAAGGCAAGGGCCTCgcaagctgctgctcagcatcGACAGGTACTTCACGCACATCCAGAACTTCCTCCACACCCACAACCACAGCGCCTGTGCCTGGGACCACGTCCGCCTTGAAGCTCGTGCCTGCTTCCAACGCTTGGACACACTCATACGGCAAATGaagagctga